gaaagagacagagaagacaagttttatttatttataatcctGGCCGTTCAAACTTCAAAGTGGCAAATGATTTCTAAAATTCtaacaattcttctatatacaatcgCCGGCATGAATCCGACTGTCATGTCAGCtgatatttgatttaaaaaaagaaaaacgaacaAAATATGTAAAGGAGGGAAATTGAAATGAGTCTATCTTCTCATTGTGGCCGTCATTCCTTGAGCAAAATCAGAGAGTTCCAGTGAAGCCGAAGCATTCTGTCTTTGGTCACCGTCATGGGTGAAAGATTCTGGTTATTGAGGTCACCGTCATCACATAAGGCTCTGAAATGGTGCATCTTCTAGGTTGTGGCCATGCGTGGCTGAGGGAAAGTGTTTAGTACCTGCAGCTTGCTTTGTTCTTAGTTATGAAAACAGTGGATGGTTGGGGAGTGAGCGAAGACAGGTGGTACTAGGCTGTGCCGAGtgtggttttcttttttcttttttctttttccctgtGAGCCACAACGACTGAGTCTTCATCAACGTAGGTCTTCAATGCCAGTGGCTAACGGTGGTTGTCATGGTTTAGTGGTGTTGCGGCTTGGAGCAGCAGCGGGAAGAGGAAGCGCTGCTAACGGCTTGCCATGGGAATGAAACGGCTTACGGCAATGCATGTGTATGACGAGCGGCAAATGCGTGCTCTGTTTTAGGTCATATAAAACAAAGACTCTCGTGGCTCAAGGTTCATGCGCTAGGGAATGTTGGAGCATTCTTTGCTGTTTGGTTTGGCTCGAAAGGTGGTGGTGTTTGAGTCTGTTACGGATGCCTGGTGCAAGTGGTGGAGAGGGACTAGAAGTAGGGATGCCCACAAGGGTTGGAGTGATGCCACGAAGCTACTAGGTGCTGCAAAACCATAGGTTGTGAGCCTCGTTTGCTGTGAGAAGGGCTTTCGTGGGTTGGCCGTGCGGTGGTGGATTTTTTGAGGTGAGCATCACTTTGTGATGACTTGGGTTGTTTGTGGTTTCTAGATTGTTTACGACAAGATGAgtcccgagagagagagagaggttaaaTCGCGAAGGTGATTTCCAAGTGAGTAACGTGGGAGAGATGGTGATAAGAGAGAGTTCGTGGGGGATTGACATGCATGGACAATGGTTACTTAGCCATTTGCCTAGTGGCAAAGGGGGTaggttagggttttgggatgGGTGTTGGTGAGAAGGAGAAGATTCGGCAAAGGGGGAAAATATTGCTTCGTGGCATGAAGAGGAAATAGACTTGCGAAACTTGATGagacaaaaacaaatattgatGAGGAAACCTAGAGGATCAGAGGAGATGCGGAGATGGAGAATATTAGAGGAGACGAACTTGATGaagatggagatgaagaatatCAATTTTCAGAGGAGGAATGATACGAAGAGATCAGAACGAGAAGGAgaaggggagggagggagggcggGCTACGACGAATTGTCATCACAGAAACCAAACGAATCGTTCCATTATTTCAAATGAAACGAACCATTTCATTAAGCCCTCAATTAGGACACAGTTATGTACCGGTTTCCCAAGTCGATTGCATTCAGcatttttgaaattctaaatagataaaatttatgCAAGATTCATATATGTAAAAAGTagattctattttaaaaaagtgtaaaaaaaaactattatttattaatgaactcacttttttataaaaagtttgtatagaatttatttatttgaaatttgtatttaataatatatttttcctttttaaattgtaattttagctatttgtttttttaaaatatttttttagtaagtttatgattttttaacgGGAAAACTACGGACTTTTGAGAACTGACGTACAATTTGCGACGAGGTCACTGAAGGAAAAGGCATATAATAGAAGAGAATAGCCGTGTGCACAGACGCACTTCCTCTGATGCTGTTAAGAAACAACAGCCATGGGTTGTTTCCCGTGTCctagaaaatcaaagaagaaCCAGAACCAGAAGCCCGACTATCCGATCTCATCATCATCAGGTACTTCTGTGAGAAAAGAACCTGACTAAATTTCCTCTAGGCTTAATTTCACTCTGATAGCTAGTGTCGTATTGTATTGCATCTTAATATGTATAGGCACTAATAGATAATTGCCTAAGATTCATGGGCACGAGCCCTTTGCCTTATCGTTTGGATCATTATTGTGGGTCTTTGATTGTTTCGTGATCTGCTTTGGTTTCAGCGGGGCTTGTTATCTGAGAAAATGATTTCAGCTGATGAATGTGCGTCCTTTTTTGCCTCAGTCTGAAATGGGTTCGTATAACCTGTTTCCAACGAGATTAAGATTGCGTGGGCATTATATGCTCTTACAATTGGGATTTTAGTTTGGGTTATTGGGATTATTTTTTCTCCCTTGGTTGTCAGAGTAATGTCGATTCCAATCATTGTTCCTAAAACTTGAATTAAAATCCACCTCGTGTTTTGATGGTATTGTACTAGTCgtttactgtatatatatatatatatatatatattttgtttaattgcattttctttcaaatttgtcgCTTCAGAAAAATCGAAGTTGAATTCACCGTTGGTTGTAAATGAGAAGTCTAATGATGGAGGATCTGATCGCATTTCCGCACAAACAtttgtattttgtgatttgGCTGCTGCAACAAAGAATTTCAGGGCCGATTGTCTTTTGGGTGAAGGAGGTTTCGGCCGTGTATATAAAGGGCGATTGGAGAGTTGCAGTCAGGTTTGTTGACTTTGTCAGATTGAACTGTTATAACCTGAAAGTTTTGGGATAAAATTCATCTTCAACACTTGCTGTATATGCTTATCATTATCTGGAGCTTTggatacatatttaaaaaaaaaaaaaaagcttagaAGAACcaaatattagttattttaacTTAGATCTCCCTGATTAGAATAGTCATGCAGAGGACCCGAGGATTAGTGGACAAATTACATAGTTGCTGACCTTTCAGTTCAAACATTTGCAATCAAAGAGACAACAAAATGGTCATCCTCCTTTGGGCTTTGGTTGTGTAGAAGAATCTTGTGAGATGTTAGTGATGAGTTGAATTTGTTGActacactttttaattttttttctattgttgaAGTGATTAACTTCAATGGCCAGGATGAGCTTCGTACTCCTTGTATAGAAAACCAAACAATAACGAAGAAGTAAACCCGTGTTTATCAGAGGCATTTTAGGTGGTCCTATTTGGCTGCACATTTGGGACATTTCTTGTAGTTTGAAGAAAGGATCTATTATCTAGTAAAACAAGgctcaaaaacagaaaaagtttattaaacGCAAAAAGAAATCCTGTCTTCCTCTATATCCCTCATCTTTCTCACCTCTATATGAAATTGCCAAGACAGCagttatcataattttttcttctttaaggCATGAGGGGAGAAAGAAAAGCATAAGCACCagcaacacacacacacacacacctgaTGGGTGCTAAGCACATGACTATATCCTCCACCTTGCATTTATAGGGGAGGAGGTGCTAGTTGAGTTTAGAGTTCTTTGGGATCCTTCAGTCCTTGTTTATGGGAAAGAAATGCCATTAGAACAAGGACCTTTGGTTCTTTTTCAGGGGATTATTCCATCAGGAGTTTTAGCACCATTGTTCATCAAACATTGAGATTTGAACTTATAATTAGGCTGCTTGTAAGACGtggaacatatttttcttggtttggtGTAGGTTGTCGCTATCAAGCAACTTGATCGTAATGGGCTACAAGGGAACagggaattcctcgttgaagtaCTGATGCTAAGCCTACTTCACCATCCAAATCTTGTTAACTTAATTGGCTATTGTGCTGATGGAGATCAGAGACTTCTGGTTTATGAATACATGGCATTAGGATCTTTGGAAGACCATCTACATGGTATATACAGCACCATTACTAATTCATTTCttcattgaaaatttaaataattttctctaGTGCCAGGCATCTTATATGCCCTTTTGCCTTGAGAATTTGGTATACTAGTAAGATAACAAGACATAAGAAGTGAGAGGCCACTGAAAAGAGATTACAAGGTTAAGTGAATCACCAAGTTTTTGGAATTATTTTGTATTACAAGATTACCATGGCTGCTGATACTTTTCTCCCTtatatttcataaacttcaagaattttttgaaaaaagattatCCATAATCATGTGATCATAATCTATCAGTCAAGTGAAATATCCAAAGCAGTAAAATTCTTAGTGTCACACTGTTAAACGTTAATGTCTCAGTTTGTGGTGCTTGTTATTTGTGACTGGAGTGTTATTTGGTTGGCTCATCCCTTTTGTGTGCAGCTTTCAACTTTATCgaattatcccaaaaaaaaaaaacgattaaATATAGAAATTGTTTGGTAATTATTCACCTTACACTCATATGCATGCCAGACCTCCCACCTGATAAAAAAAGACTTGACTGGAATACGAGAATGAGAATAGCTGCGGGTGCTGCAAAGGGCTTGGAGTACTTACATGACAAAGCTAACCCCCCTGTGATTTATCGTGATTTGAAGTGCTCAAACATTTTGCTTGGTGAAGACTATCATCCCAAGCTATCTGATTTTGGCTTGGCCAAATTAGGTCCTGTTGGGGATAAGACCCATGTATCCACCAGAGTGATGGGAACCTATGGATATTGTGCACCTGAATATGCAATGACTGGTCAGCTTACATTGAAATCTGATGTTTATAGCTTTGGGGTTGTTCTTCTGGAAATTATCACTGGCAGAAAAGCAATTGACAACTCAAGGGCCGCTGGGGAACACAATCTGGTTGCATGGGTAAGACTATTGTCTCTCCAATATGATCTTTGTTGGAAAAATGTTAACCTTCTGTAATTGGTGCttacaatataaattatattgtaaatTAGTCTAGATTTTTTGGTCCTTATCTTGGTTGACAACATAATCAAACTTTCAATCCATGCTCTGATCATTCCATTTCTAGAAGGCCTCTTATGATTTAGTTTGAATTGACCCGAAGCATATTCCATAGTCAACTTAAAAAGCAAGTACTGACCACATTGGGAAAAAGGTTTTGCATATTTTGCAATGGTATTACGTAGTTCTCCAATAAGATTGTTCGCTAAATCTATGATTAAAGATTACTCggatggaaaatgaaaaatgtgtatttgtGATCATTTATTaaacaagcaaaataaaattagattaaaaaaataatggtatTACATAGTTTTTATTTCCCAGTACATAACACAAACGTGGCTATTTTTGTTTCACTCATTGTATATATTTACTCTATACTGCAGGCTCGACCCTTGTTCAAAGAACGAAAAACATTTCCACAGATGGCTGACCCAATGCTCCAAGGCCAATATCCAGCGAGGGGCTTGTATCAAGCCCTTGCTGTTGCTGCAATGTGTGTACAGGAACAACCCAATATGCGACCTCTCATAACTGATGTAGTTACGGCACTTACATACCTTGCTTGCCAAAAATTTAATCCCGAATCCCAGCCAGTCCCGGGCTCCCGGATGTGTTCTTCCACTCCTAGAACCAGAAGGGAGCAATGAAGTAGATCAGCGACTGATCAAGCCTGAAGCTTATCGAAGCAGTTCCATCATCAGAAGCCCAAGATGGGTTTTGCTGCCTCCTGATAGCTGAAGTGCTGCACGGGGATGGTAATGAAATGGGTTTGTAGTTGTGATACAGAGGTCAGTGGATTGGAGCTTAGTTGTTTGCTATTGGTGGCACAGATGGTGTGTGCCCGTTTCTTAATTTTGAGTCAATCCAGATAGCGGGTGCGATGGCCAGTCCCACTACTGTCTTGTAACAGGAAGtatattctcttttttccctcCCCCCTTTCCTCACTCTCTTTCACGCTACAAGATTCTTTTACGAAAGATTGAGCTTGGGGTTTTTGTATCTATATAGAAACAGGGCCCCCTTAGTATCCTCATTTCTCCGTTGAGTTTTCCAGAGTTTTGGTAAATAATTCACCTTCTGCCTTTCTACAGATCCCGCCCTACGAGTGTGCATCTGTGAATTTGCATGTGTCTTAAGTTGCCAGCATCTGTCAATGGTATGGCGCGTCTTTTAAACAGCTcacatttagatgttgaattgaattaaattgagatgataaaatattattagaatattatttattattattattattattttgaaatttgaaaaaattaaattatttattatattttatgttgagatttaaaaaaattataatgatgagttgaaatgattttaagttccAAATGAAGCCGAGGTCTGCGCTGAGGAGCTCCAAGACCGAGCCCATTGCCTGTTATGACTTATGTTCAGCGAAGGTGTTGCAATACCTTTAGACTGTGAAGTTAAGGCGTGGGCAGCATAGAACAACCTCCCGCCTCCCttgcaataaaaatattttatctcattttatcattataatatttttaaattcttacacaaaatataataaataatttaattttttcaaatctccacacaaaatatgataaataatttaattttttcaaatcttaaaacaataataatattaaaaaataatattctaacaatattttatacaactttaatctaaaaccaAATCTACCAGAGAAAACGTCACCATAGCAGTTAATTTGTGTGTTAAAAACAGCATTAATGCTGGCAGTAGAAAGCCATTCTTTTGTAAGCAGAGCCCTCTTTTATTCCTCACATCAAGAGACCTTCACGAAAGAGATCAAATATCAAACTAGCATTTCCTTGTACGCCGCGCTTTAGAGATTTAAACCATTCCAGTTTCTTACCCTgcatattttcttttgattttgttttttaacctTCTTGTAGAAAATATGTACTGTCTAAGAAAACAATTCTAAGCTGGCAACTTTtccatatcatatataattcgACCGACTGGTCAGGTGTGCATTGGGGAGAGGAAGGGAAgggggggaggagagagagagagatgtgcaAGCAACTAACTGGAATACTTCTGAGAACTACATATTTAAACAAAGGATGAAGCAATACAAGACACtggatataaatattatacgGTTGCCAACTAATATGCAGAGAGTGCAGGAAAACATGTTCGTAGAAACTTGAAGATTATTACTCGAAGCAATACAAGATACTACTGCAAAGATTATACAATTACATAACCACCGATTTCGTGTTTTTTCTTACATTCTATTCTTCACTGTCCTATTATTACAACTATTTAATGGACAAACAAATAATGAATGGCTATGTGCTCTACGAAGGTTGTctaatcaaatttaaagataagaAAACTAAAATCTATCTGCTACCTGAACTGACATTGATGCATGAGATATCCACCAAGCCAAAAGCATATTGGAACTGGGGCATTGAAATGAGTATACCTATTTGAGTATCATTTAATAAACCTGTTATTCTCTACTCTGTCTTCCACACCATTAGCATCGTTTCGTTGTGGGCTGGGACTCTGTCCCTCACTGGTAGATTTTCCACCATTAATTGGCTCCTCAATGTTAGTTTGTTTCCCCTGTTGCATTCAGTCGACATATGATTAGAAATCTTGCAACTTTTGAAGCACGGCAAAAGTGATACTGTAAACTCATATCATATTGAACAGAATGATGCCTACTCTGCATGCAACTATAAAAGACATTAGGCGGATTTTGAAGTGTTTGTGCTCATAGCCAATCATCCTTCACTTTATGAGAATATGGATATAAACTAACCTTGTTCCGATCTCGCCAGCCAAGTCCAAAAGGGCGAGCTAGCAAGCCAGTTTTTCTCGCAGGCAGATCTTGTGCAGACTCTTGATTGCTTCGTACTGTTAAAGAATCTGGGTGTGAAGATCTACAGAGCAAGATTGCACTTAGATTTGACATGAATCTCATCCACAGGGGCATAAAATGCAAGCAATCCAGATAAAATTGCCTTGCTGAGGGTAGGGGGAGAAGATGGGACTGTAAATAAGCAGAGCTAATGAAGAAAACA
This window of the Juglans regia cultivar Chandler chromosome 12, Walnut 2.0, whole genome shotgun sequence genome carries:
- the LOC109002997 gene encoding probable serine/threonine-protein kinase PBL7 isoform X1, translated to MGCFPCPRKSKKNQNQKPDYPISSSSEKSKLNSPLVVNEKSNDGGSDRISAQTFVFCDLAAATKNFRADCLLGEGGFGRVYKGRLESCSQVVAIKQLDRNGLQGNREFLVEVLMLSLLHHPNLVNLIGYCADGDQRLLVYEYMALGSLEDHLHDLPPDKKRLDWNTRMRIAAGAAKGLEYLHDKANPPVIYRDLKCSNILLGEDYHPKLSDFGLAKLGPVGDKTHVSTRVMGTYGYCAPEYAMTGQLTLKSDVYSFGVVLLEIITGRKAIDNSRAAGEHNLVAWARPLFKERKTFPQMADPMLQGQYPARGLYQALAVAAMCVQEQPNMRPLITDVVTALTYLACQKFNPESQPVPGSRMCSSTPRTRREQ
- the LOC109002997 gene encoding probable serine/threonine-protein kinase PBL7 isoform X2, whose translation is MNVRPFLPQSEMEKSKLNSPLVVNEKSNDGGSDRISAQTFVFCDLAAATKNFRADCLLGEGGFGRVYKGRLESCSQVVAIKQLDRNGLQGNREFLVEVLMLSLLHHPNLVNLIGYCADGDQRLLVYEYMALGSLEDHLHDLPPDKKRLDWNTRMRIAAGAAKGLEYLHDKANPPVIYRDLKCSNILLGEDYHPKLSDFGLAKLGPVGDKTHVSTRVMGTYGYCAPEYAMTGQLTLKSDVYSFGVVLLEIITGRKAIDNSRAAGEHNLVAWARPLFKERKTFPQMADPMLQGQYPARGLYQALAVAAMCVQEQPNMRPLITDVVTALTYLACQKFNPESQPVPGSRMCSSTPRTRREQ